A stretch of DNA from Trichoplusia ni isolate ovarian cell line Hi5 chromosome 9, tn1, whole genome shotgun sequence:
aatgtggcaaaaacggggaaaaatattaatcttcgagggctttcgttcaaaaattcctaacttatatcttctaacaacgcggacgaagtcacgggcaacagcaagtatgaaataaaaaggcCTTTTATTTTTACCCTACAAAGTGAAATCTTTACAAAGATAATTAATGCGCCGCCTCATCCGACGTCGGCCTATTTGGGGCGCGTCCAAAACAATACAGAAATAAGTTATCGTAATTCCCTAAAACATCCACAACCCAAAGTTCGTCATTTTTTCTCTTTCTACCTATACTGGTattgtaaagctgaagagtttgatgTTTGAATAATTCTTTATTGTTAGATAGCGCAATtctcaaggaaggctatagcaCAGCTATAGACTATATATTTGTACGGTAGAGAAATAAGAAGACCAATCAATAAGAGCGGAGCAacaatgaaaatgtttcaaaatcgGGCGAATTGCATATTGAGAGCTTACGCTGTGTGCGGTGCGTAAACGATAAAGTTTcacaaataatatcatttatgaCAAAATTGTACAGTTTAAAAGTACTAAATTATAAACCTTAAAAGATTGACGTGGACTTTCAAAGTTACtatatatgtctatcttttaaggttagCTTACTATAGCCCTTATTATGTAAACCAAATTTGTCCtttaataatgcataaaattatttgcgaaggtattttataaacataaaataaagccatctcagtctgcccatGACCAAGATAGCTGCAAAGgcgtcgaaacgtcgggaactaaaatgtaaaattaaaccgcgataaaatccgtaaatgtagttttatttcaataaaattaattcttatcCAAACAGAAGTAACTTTAttcaagtatttaatttaaagtaaaattggcTTACAGATTCgatcgaaataaatattttaaggtatCGTGACGGAGATTTCAAAATGAACGTAGGAATAGATTTACGCCAAGAGTAGAGaaggacttcaaaagagactgtgacccctgagttttTTTCctacatttcttctcagggtagtccgATAGGAAATTttaatgtcgactccagcgttctaaaaaaaaaaaagacttgtaaaagtgatgatatatcctttttttttttggtaaggcgggggaatcctcatggacacccactccctcgggggaggaaatgggtagtgtcagacttttactgactaaacctgaaccgccgtgctacgtcatccgcgtttttgtgtcggtatggcaatgcgttgcaatccttcatacaccgaccgcgggcttccaccggccagtaatgtgggccggtaggtcactttctcgtgttgtgtggaggcagacgtgtaaagagcgtcggcttcctcgcctcatattgggaccgcatccatagcaccgaatgtggtgTCCTATACTCGAacgacagacacccccgtgccgtcgcccgAGACCCTAGTTAGGGagggagagcgcgctcatgcgcggctctgcgccgccccactcgacgtcggcgtatggcgggcgcgctggggtcagtttcccgaacgcgctccgccAGCGCCacctccttctgtgacatcactgtttcacagaaggaggacaatgcatcccacgccgcccggctgccgatGGCTGCAGCGATAACAACCGACAACTCGGCGACGTCCACTCCacgtgatgatatatcctacttacagaataaataatttcatttcaatgtttttgcCCCGGAAACTATAATGTTAAGTAAGTTCTGGTGAAAATTGCTCTTTCATTTTGTAGAACATACGATTGTTCTATCACCAACAGTTTCCGCAGCGCAAGCgacgaaatttattttatggcaCTTTTATATATACCTTGGGTTTTGTTactatagttttattaataaggaATCTCTAATCTTTTCTACCTACAATATACCCTTTACTGCTCAGGGTGAATATAACACCTATATAACACCATGGCGACCAAGGAAGCCGCGGAACGAGTGAGGGTATCGTCAAGCGATATCCcattaagtaggtaagtaagGTAAGTAATTAAGTAACTATGGTCCTGCCTACGGATGGCGTGGAGGGCACACTGTCAATCGATCAGCTAGCAGGCCAAGACGGACatgccgtgccctcgacgtggattgaagtcattagcgtttcaccccggaggACAAAAAAGGGTGAATATAGCactcttacaaaaataaattcactatCGGAACtatggtttttgttttatttcattagaaTTAACTTTTTgcaatattagtgtagatttaGACTATCAGCTATTTTTCCACTCTAGTTTCGGATTTTTACCTAGTATTATACGCTTATCTTAGCTTATATCTTCCAAGTTTTCGCAGTATGCACGACATAAAACaccatgaaaaaataaatcctatCTTCTAATTTGACGCTTGGGGTCTCCTTTTTTTTAGCGTACTTTAATCAAAAGGAAGACTActtacaaactaaaaaaaaatctaaatctctGCCATTGTGGGACTACCAATCATTTACTAAAGTTTTCCTCAACTTTCATAGTCTTATCGTggtaaaatcaaacaaaaaacagtgcTACATGTAAATATTACGTATAATCAAATTgagaaatagtttaaattaagcACATTTTTAGGCATTGTTGACGATCCATGCAGCGTTTGAGGACACACGAGAGTTGACACCGGGGTAATTAGCGTGAGCGCACTGGTAGCCCCATGAGACGACACCAACGAGGACACCATTGTGGGCGAGGGGACCGCCAGAGTCTCCCTGGCAGGCGTCCTTGCCACCGACGTCTAAGATACCGGCGCACAACATGTCTTCGGTAACGTCGGGCCAGTTCTGGAAACCGGGCTGGGTCTTCAGTTCAGCGTAACGTTCGGCGCAGACCTTCTGGTTGATGACGTTTATGGTGACGTGCTGCAGCTGCTCGGGTGATCCACCACCGGTCTGGAAACAAGTCGTATCGTGAGCATACCAGTAAACctactatattatgtatttcttttctgtcacgggataacttcaagAGACCCTGTCTTTCTTAAAgacgtgcacggggacacaggttcAACATGTAGGGCTTTGTTGACatctttaatctaaaatgtgatggggcatttaccaggggccatccacccctgctccataaaagaacaaacatggacggcCTAAGGTAGCTACGAAACTATTGTAACTATGGGTATAATCATGTTAAATGGAATTGTTTCCTTCAAAGTATAGCACCTGAGTTTCAAcacataaaattgaattaaattggtAGGCATGACTCGCCGGTTCAAAAACGAGCCAAATTATACCGCCACGATAGGGGTAGCACCAGAGAGATAGGCTAGGGgggtagagaggtgcgacaccgatttcaccatcgcgggtccaAGACCCTCAGTGGATTCCACCCCCTTTTAtactatattatctatacttctatactaatatataaagctgaagagtttgtttgtttgtttgaaagcgctaatctcaggaaatactgatccaaattgaaaaaatctctttgtgttgaatagaccattcatcgaggaaggctttaggctataaactatcacgctgcgactaataggagcgatgatacaatggaaaatgcgaaaaaatcagagcaggtataaatcataacttatatcttctacccacggggacggagtcgcgggcaacagctagtttttaatataagcaCTTTATCAAGTAGTCCTTACCGAGAGAGCTCCCCATCCGATGGTCTGGACATTGGAGTTATCGGCAAGGTTGAAGTTGGCACCAGCGATGGCGACAGGCCGAACGGAGTTGGAGAACTGAGCGGGGCTGGCGAGACGGACGATGGCTACGTCATTACGGAGAGTGGCGGAGCTGTACTGAGGGTGGATGACCAGCTGGGAGACGTCGTGGAGACTGCCGCCGCTGGACGCCAGAGAAGTACCGAGACGCACACGCCATTCGAAAGGACTGTCGCCGCTAAAACGAAACAATGatagaattaaattacttgttaaaaataaaagaatttgagTAGTAAAAATATGACAGTTCTTCTATTATTTTCATCGCATACAGTTTGGAAAGTTGAACTTACAAGTAGCAGTGAGCAGCGGAGAGGACAGAAGTTGAGGTGATCAGAGAGCCACCGCAGGCCTGGTACCACCAGATTCCCCACAGACCGTACTGCATGTTGGACATGTAAGGGTAGGTCTCCACTGTGGTGGGGCTGCCACCGACAATGCGGTTGATGGTCTTGGGAACCGCTAGAATAAGAATTTGGAATAAGTGACACTACAATAAATGATAGAACAAGTTACGTTGTCAATGTATTACAATTTGAAACTGtctttacgttttttttttatgaattacaATGTCTTACCGAGGGCGGAGCCCAAGAGGGCTAAAAGGATGACGAAACGCATGGTAGGGCCAGTTAAACTAGTACTCTGGTTGTGCTTCAAGATGCGTAGCCTTTTATAATCGAGTGTTATCTTTTTaccacaatatttataacagatAACTATCGTAACTCAATACAAGTACGATAAAGAAAATTAGATTATAGTGATTAAAGCTAGTGCTGATTCAGTATAATTATCTACTGATGATGATCAAGCTTTACTGATTAGATGTGAATATGTTTCCAGTGTAGATCAGCCTCGTTAATTGCTAAATCGTTAGGCTGCggatggtttattttatttattggttcgTCTTCAAATTGTACCTAATGCAAGATTATCAAATAGGAGCTCGAAAAACGTTAGACCTCTTTTCTCTCAGTCTCAGTTGATCTAATATCAATTCAAAGTTTGCCGTTGCGCCTATATATTATTTGGCTAAAAAACGACTAATGTTCAAAGTGTTATTGATTCATAAGTTTGTGCTTGGTTTTTccttattacttatttaatatcaatttgcTGACACGTGTTAATCGTCGAGTCGAAAGTGAATCCTATATTAATATGAGAGGGTAGGTAGGACAGTAGTTCTCTTGAAAAAcattgtcaaaataatattccttAAATGGGTGCAGCTGCGTACACATCAAGTGTCGTGAATATTGTTCTGTGTCTACACATAAGATCAAATAGTGTCAAATAGCGGTTTTTCCAAAGCGACTATATCACACCAGAATTTCCTAAGTATATTGTCTTACATGAAGCGACTGCTTAtatgacctcctcaatccagttaacTGTGCAGCACAGAATACCCTTTAGTCAGACTGCTTTTCAGAACATCTTAGCTCGAAGCTTTTCAGTTTTCATTTCATCGACAGATATGCTACTTAACTAGTTAAAGCTCAATTCGTGAAAGGTATGCTTACCTTTTTAAGTCACTTCTTTTTGACACATGCCGACTTTATTTACCACCCTCCAACCCTCCAACCAGAAAACTGCAACCAACAACCTCCACCTAACCGCAGTTTTCAcatatttacacatattttaggTAAAATTGTACCCTTTATGGATTAACCAGggtcaaaagaaacaaaaatattatttactcacgcatatttatcgggattttcCGAGTTTCGGACTTGATCGgagtataaaatattagtattctGTAGTATATTGGATGataaattccaacgcaggggggtctggaatcatgtccaaAACCCCTGGACCACCCTGTATAATTGCGTAAAAGTGGATACCACAACACATACGATCAAATTGTTTCAAATCTggttaattctaatttattgaataggtatCGGTGTGATAATCATTATTACTTTAATCAGTAAGGAACTACAAACTTGTTTGTCGATATCAGCTGCAGAGCATAATCATGGATCATAACGCTTGCGCTCTGTACCCACATAGTCAAAATTGGGCCGGTCAAAATGGGCTTGCCCATTTTGCTACATTCACATAGGCGtaatatcaaaaattaattcactATTCATTACTTACTTTTGTGTTATAACTACAAAACTTTCTTGTAGTAACGTGTtgttcatttctttttgtaagttgtttgttacaattatgttttcttatttttttgggGTGTATTTCATGCACATCAGAGGCGCCTTTTTTACTATCAAGTTTTAGATCAGATTATACCTCTAGCGTCAAAATTGGAAATTACAGGTCTCATACGAACTCCCATCCCCTAGTTTAAGGGGTTGAGGGATGAAAGTTacaagttttatatatttttttgtttgtgtgttaaTACTAAGGCATTAGGAAATACCCTAAGAATTTTGATGATCAGCAGTGAGTCAGTGACgaaatcagtattttttagatataaataaaagctatgTAATTAATATGTTCAATAAGTCCACTATTGACAATACAT
This window harbors:
- the LOC113497819 gene encoding trypsin, alkaline C-like; this translates as MRFVILLALLGSALAVPKTINRIVGGSPTTVETYPYMSNMQYGLWGIWWYQACGGSLITSTSVLSAAHCYFGDSPFEWRVRLGTSLASSGGSLHDVSQLVIHPQYSSATLRNDVAIVRLASPAQFSNSVRPVAIAGANFNLADNSNVQTIGWGALSTGGGSPEQLQHVTINVINQKVCAERYAELKTQPGFQNWPDVTEDMLCAGILDVGGKDACQGDSGGPLAHNGVLVGVVSWGYQCAHANYPGVNSRVSSNAAWIVNNA